The Lycium ferocissimum isolate CSIRO_LF1 chromosome 1, AGI_CSIRO_Lferr_CH_V1, whole genome shotgun sequence genome includes a region encoding these proteins:
- the LOC132055440 gene encoding ras-related protein RABA4d-like: protein MSNLYGDYNQKIDYVFKIVLIGDSAVGKSQLLARFARNEFSLDSKATIGVEFQTKTLTIDHKTIKAQIWDTAGQERYRAVTSAYYRGAVGAMLVYDLTKRQSFDHMARWLEELRGHADKNIVIMLIGNKCDLGSLRAVPIEDAQEFAERENLFFMETSALESTNVETAFMGILKEIYQIVGKKTLTSDEGAEYAKSQSLKGTRIIVPGQESDSGGRGGCCMSSS from the exons ATGTCAAATTTATATGGAGATTACAATCAAAAGATTGATTATGTATTCAAGATTGTATTGATTGGAGATTCTGCAGTAGGGAAATCACAGCTTCTGGCTAGATTTGCTAGGAATGAATTTAGCTTGGATTCAAAAGCTACAATTGGAGTCGAATTCCAGACTAAGACTCTGACTATTGATCACAAGACCATCAAGGCACAGATTTGGGACACCGCTGGCCAAGAAAG GTATAGAGCAGTAACTAGTGCATACTATCGAGGTGCAGTTGGTGCAATGTTAGTGTACGACTTGACAAAACGTCAATCATTTGATCATATGGCTAGATGGTTGGAGGAACTAAGGGGTCATGCCGATAAGAACATAGTTATAATGCTGATTGGGAACAAATGTGATCTAGGGAGTCTTCGAGCAGTACCCATTGAAGATGCTCAAGAATTCGCTGAACGGGAGAATCTGTTCTTCATGGAAACATCAGCCCTTGAATCCACCAACGTTGAGACTGCATTTATGGGaatattaaaagaaatttaTCAAATTGTTGGCAAGAAAACTCTCACTTCAGATGAAGGTGCAGAGTACGCAAAGTCACAATCTCTAAAGGGAACAAGGATCATAGTTCCTGGCCAGGAATCAGATTCTGGTGGCAGAGGAGGCTGCTGCATGTCCTCCTCCTGA